A window of the Nibribacter ruber genome harbors these coding sequences:
- the porU2 gene encoding putative type IX secretion system sortase PorU2 produces the protein MFKKIYSFKAFLLAFFLVGGFCLGASNSALAQQVTYGNEWINYSQKYYKIQVPATGIYRLDQSYLQAAGISGVDPRKFQLFRRGQEVAIHVAGESDGSLDNGDYIEFYGEQNDGALDRELYQDPVANHINALKSQYTDTAAYFLTWSAVDGKRMEAFSQSAAGLTPEPWHWQETPIFDEFEFVWGKQYGGAFMSWMDAGEGLLGGSTAGFTFNLPNMATNLYNGPGAGAPSVEIALGGANDNIHDIDIYVRPPGGAERRIGTERLVGYESFKKKFPLAVTDFGANGSLALRITARNSASRYRTSYFKTYFPQKNIMASAGGLPFKYEGNPTAPLYFVFDGTAAANAIAYDITSMGNIKRVEGVVAGAQKGFVLPASFKSGYLWSATSLVPLPAKAVMFKSVAGNKADYLIVSHKNLMVPFGESTNAVKDYAAYRASIPGGGHDTLVMDVDQIYNQFFYGEKSPAAIRRFIKMMVATGNPKFLFLIGKGIEYRTKAVRNAPQADLVPTGGNPGSDIFYTANWELGEYFPVVATGRIAATQPQQILDYLTKVKAHESLPQNLEWRKNILHLGGGIDGPERTMLANYLKGFERIAEGKWLGARVTTKLKSSIAGDIENINIADELNKGLSMVTFFGHSSTSFSDLEIGLVSNVLNGYKNKDKYPFILMNGCEAGNSFVQAKSFGEDWLLTPDKGAIGFLAHVHAGLPPLLNVFSTNFYNAVFANEASFGKTVGEQHALTIKNTSSVLNIGAAKAMYMQMVLQADPAVVIVGPEKADYAVAEGGISVQPIGEEKVTANSEKFSLLVDIKNLGKVNTDSFYVLVNRTLTNGTVLKDSMKVAPIYYRDTVAFELAGNLANSAGINKFEVIIDHDQKIPELDEANNTATYEYFMSQSGVIAVGPQEFSIVTKGNVKLIGQSTNLLMAPRDYYFEIDTASTFDSPWKKSQVVSSASVPTWEVALPEVNGGDSVVYFWRFKYNTLGPDEEEIWANSSFRYIPNGSEGWSQARFAQTSKGELTKLLVAPGEKKFDFAPLFKRIEMRSGGGQHKMSFTAPYGIFIDGSSFIWDNCGFNNPNIYAIVFNDVTLDPYTKMPAGTGALCGFDTNVIYQFTNLGAATYRDRLQAFLKTIPEGYYVAIVGINNVPYSTFSSSLKEAFKGIGSKLIDDLKTGDPFAILGRKGSASGTALEQGANPDDLTTPRDLQMVRLEKQLQVHGREGSLTSNLIGPSNQWKTLMHQVQTSGADIYGVDIIGVTLDGEEEELYYDISAKSYDISGIDAKVFPYLKLRVNMKDTEQRTAPLLKEWTVLYNAVPEGIMRPDLAGLEKINTISEQATNGKIDLRLAFQNVSETDFSGDVSIETTLLMEDGTSTTNLTKVGTLEKNDTIYFNYTLPTLNMKGTHRLRFTWNPKLLPEQNYNNNILEIPFTVSQVAGMPPVLDVVFDGTHILDQDIVSPNPVINMMLKDNNRKILITDPSSMEVFLKRPTGPNFEEIAINNNPEVKWFPADEKNDFRVEFQPKDLEDGMYTLEVQGKDATGQKAASERYRINFLVVNESSISNFFPYPNPFSSKTRFVFTLTGNFIPERFKIQIMTVTGKVVKEIQRDELGPLKIGNNMTEYAWDGTDEYGDRLANGVYLYRVIMDQGPEEMKKRSVNGDRAFKNGYGKIYILR, from the coding sequence ATGTTCAAAAAGATTTACTCATTTAAAGCCTTCTTACTGGCTTTCTTTCTCGTTGGGGGCTTCTGCTTAGGGGCTTCCAATTCGGCTTTAGCCCAACAGGTGACCTACGGAAACGAATGGATCAATTACAGCCAGAAATACTATAAGATACAGGTGCCAGCCACCGGCATTTACCGCCTGGACCAAAGCTACCTGCAAGCCGCTGGAATCTCTGGGGTGGACCCCCGCAAGTTTCAGCTCTTCAGAAGAGGGCAGGAGGTGGCCATTCATGTAGCAGGTGAAAGCGACGGCTCCCTGGACAACGGTGATTACATAGAATTCTATGGAGAGCAGAATGATGGAGCATTGGATAGGGAATTGTACCAAGATCCGGTAGCCAATCATATCAATGCGCTCAAAAGTCAATACACAGATACCGCTGCTTATTTCCTTACCTGGTCAGCGGTAGATGGAAAGCGGATGGAGGCCTTTTCTCAGTCCGCTGCCGGTTTAACACCAGAACCGTGGCACTGGCAAGAAACCCCAATTTTCGATGAATTTGAATTTGTCTGGGGTAAGCAATATGGCGGGGCTTTCATGTCTTGGATGGACGCAGGTGAAGGCCTGCTAGGAGGATCTACTGCAGGGTTTACATTCAACCTTCCCAATATGGCCACCAACCTTTACAATGGTCCAGGTGCCGGTGCCCCTAGTGTAGAAATTGCCTTAGGAGGCGCCAATGACAACATACATGACATTGATATTTATGTAAGGCCTCCGGGAGGAGCAGAACGGCGCATTGGGACTGAACGCCTGGTGGGGTATGAGTCTTTCAAAAAGAAGTTTCCTTTGGCAGTGACAGACTTTGGAGCCAATGGAAGCTTAGCTTTAAGGATTACCGCTAGAAACTCGGCCTCACGGTACAGGACCAGCTATTTTAAAACTTATTTCCCGCAGAAAAATATCATGGCTTCTGCCGGCGGTCTCCCTTTTAAATACGAAGGCAATCCTACCGCACCTTTATATTTTGTATTTGACGGTACGGCTGCAGCCAACGCTATTGCTTATGACATTACCTCTATGGGCAATATTAAGCGCGTGGAGGGAGTAGTGGCAGGTGCTCAGAAAGGTTTTGTGCTGCCGGCCAGTTTCAAATCGGGGTATCTATGGTCTGCAACTAGTCTGGTCCCGCTTCCCGCCAAGGCGGTTATGTTTAAGTCGGTGGCTGGAAACAAGGCTGATTATCTGATTGTGTCTCATAAGAACCTTATGGTGCCTTTTGGCGAATCTACCAACGCAGTAAAAGACTATGCTGCTTACAGGGCCTCTATTCCCGGTGGCGGCCATGATACGCTGGTAATGGATGTGGACCAGATCTATAACCAGTTCTTCTATGGTGAAAAATCACCGGCGGCTATTAGAAGGTTCATTAAAATGATGGTGGCTACGGGCAACCCAAAATTCCTTTTTCTAATTGGTAAAGGAATTGAATACAGGACCAAGGCGGTAAGAAATGCTCCGCAAGCTGATTTAGTGCCAACTGGTGGTAACCCGGGTTCTGATATTTTTTATACGGCCAATTGGGAGCTGGGAGAGTATTTCCCGGTGGTGGCCACCGGAAGAATAGCCGCTACGCAACCGCAGCAAATATTAGACTACCTAACTAAGGTCAAGGCACATGAATCCCTGCCACAGAACCTGGAATGGCGCAAGAATATCCTGCATCTGGGAGGTGGTATAGACGGCCCGGAAAGAACCATGCTGGCAAACTACCTGAAGGGCTTTGAAAGAATTGCCGAAGGGAAATGGCTGGGAGCCCGCGTAACGACCAAATTGAAAAGCTCCATAGCCGGTGATATTGAAAACATTAACATTGCCGATGAACTGAACAAAGGCTTGTCTATGGTGACTTTCTTTGGGCACAGTTCCACCAGTTTCTCAGATTTGGAAATTGGCTTGGTGTCTAATGTGCTCAACGGGTATAAAAATAAAGACAAGTATCCTTTCATACTAATGAATGGGTGCGAGGCCGGAAACAGCTTTGTGCAGGCCAAATCCTTTGGGGAAGATTGGTTGTTGACTCCAGACAAAGGTGCCATTGGCTTTTTGGCGCACGTACATGCTGGGCTTCCGCCTCTTTTGAATGTTTTCAGTACTAACTTTTACAATGCAGTCTTTGCCAATGAGGCTAGTTTTGGTAAGACCGTTGGCGAGCAGCATGCTTTAACTATTAAGAATACTTCTTCGGTACTAAATATTGGAGCAGCTAAGGCCATGTACATGCAAATGGTGCTTCAGGCAGACCCTGCTGTGGTGATTGTTGGCCCAGAGAAGGCAGATTATGCCGTGGCAGAAGGGGGCATCTCTGTCCAGCCCATTGGAGAAGAGAAGGTGACCGCCAACTCAGAGAAATTCTCGCTGCTGGTAGACATTAAGAACCTGGGCAAGGTGAACACAGACTCGTTCTATGTTTTGGTGAACAGAACCTTGACCAACGGAACGGTTTTGAAGGACTCCATGAAAGTGGCTCCCATCTATTACCGTGATACGGTGGCCTTTGAACTGGCGGGCAACCTGGCCAATTCGGCGGGCATCAACAAGTTTGAGGTGATCATAGACCATGACCAGAAGATTCCTGAGTTGGACGAGGCGAATAACACCGCTACATATGAATACTTCATGTCACAGAGCGGGGTGATTGCGGTAGGGCCACAGGAATTCTCCATTGTAACCAAAGGCAATGTCAAGCTGATTGGGCAGTCTACTAATCTTTTGATGGCTCCAAGAGACTATTACTTTGAAATAGATACGGCCAGCACCTTTGACAGTCCTTGGAAAAAATCGCAGGTGGTAAGCTCTGCCTCGGTGCCAACCTGGGAGGTGGCTCTGCCTGAAGTGAACGGCGGGGACAGCGTAGTCTATTTCTGGCGGTTCAAATACAATACTTTGGGGCCAGACGAAGAGGAAATCTGGGCCAACAGTTCCTTCCGCTACATTCCTAACGGGAGCGAGGGATGGTCACAGGCTCGTTTTGCTCAGACATCAAAAGGTGAACTCACCAAACTGTTGGTTGCGCCAGGCGAAAAGAAATTTGATTTTGCGCCTTTGTTCAAACGCATAGAGATGCGAAGCGGCGGCGGGCAACACAAGATGTCCTTTACCGCACCCTACGGTATCTTCATTGACGGTAGCAGCTTTATCTGGGACAACTGCGGATTCAACAATCCTAACATTTATGCCATCGTCTTCAATGACGTCACCCTGGATCCTTACACTAAGATGCCGGCAGGTACTGGTGCTCTATGTGGTTTTGACACCAACGTGATTTACCAGTTCACCAACCTGGGGGCGGCTACGTACAGAGACAGGCTGCAAGCGTTCTTGAAAACCATTCCTGAAGGATATTATGTAGCCATTGTAGGCATTAACAACGTGCCGTACAGCACCTTCAGCAGTTCTTTGAAAGAGGCCTTCAAGGGCATCGGGTCTAAGCTGATAGACGATTTGAAGACGGGAGATCCTTTTGCCATTCTGGGTAGAAAAGGGTCTGCTTCAGGAACGGCATTGGAACAAGGTGCTAACCCAGACGACCTGACCACGCCACGTGATTTGCAGATGGTGCGTTTAGAGAAGCAGCTGCAAGTACATGGCAGAGAAGGATCATTGACTTCCAACCTGATTGGGCCGTCAAACCAATGGAAAACCTTGATGCATCAAGTACAAACCAGCGGCGCAGACATTTACGGCGTAGATATTATTGGCGTGACGCTGGACGGGGAAGAAGAGGAACTGTACTACGATATCTCTGCGAAGAGCTATGACATCTCAGGCATTGATGCAAAGGTCTTCCCGTACCTGAAGCTGCGCGTGAACATGAAGGACACGGAGCAAAGAACGGCACCTCTTCTAAAAGAGTGGACGGTGCTGTACAATGCCGTGCCGGAAGGAATCATGCGGCCAGACCTGGCAGGGCTTGAAAAAATCAATACCATCTCTGAGCAGGCTACCAACGGAAAGATAGATTTACGACTGGCTTTCCAAAACGTATCTGAAACAGACTTCAGCGGGGACGTATCCATTGAGACCACTCTTTTGATGGAAGACGGTACCTCTACCACCAACCTGACCAAGGTAGGAACGCTGGAGAAGAATGATACCATCTACTTCAATTACACGCTGCCTACCCTTAACATGAAGGGCACGCACCGGCTTCGGTTTACCTGGAACCCTAAACTATTGCCAGAGCAGAACTACAACAACAACATCCTGGAGATTCCATTCACGGTAAGCCAGGTGGCGGGCATGCCACCAGTATTGGATGTAGTGTTTGACGGGACGCATATTCTGGACCAGGACATTGTTTCGCCTAACCCGGTGATCAACATGATGCTGAAGGACAACAACCGCAAGATCCTGATCACGGACCCAAGCTCCATGGAGGTATTCTTGAAACGGCCCACCGGCCCTAACTTTGAGGAGATTGCCATCAACAATAATCCAGAGGTGAAGTGGTTCCCGGCAGATGAGAAGAACGATTTTAGAGTTGAATTCCAGCCGAAGGACTTGGAGGATGGTATGTACACCTTGGAGGTTCAAGGCAAAGACGCTACGGGGCAGAAGGCGGCAAGCGAGCGCTACCGCATCAACTTCCTGGTGGTGAATGAGTCTTCCATCTCCAACTTCTTCCCGTACCCTAACCCATTCTCTTCTAAGACGAGGTTTGTGTTCACGTTGACGGGAAACTTCATTCCGGAGCGTTTCAAGATTCAAATTATGACCGTGACGGGTAAAGTGGTGAAAGAGATTCAACGGGACGAGTTAGGGCCTTTAAAGATTGGTAACAACATGACCGAATACGCCTGGGACGGCACCGATGAATACGGAGACCGCCTGGCCAACGGCGTGTACCTCTACCGCGTCATCATGGACCAGGGACCCGAAGAGATGAAGAAGCGCTCTGTTAACGGTGACCGGGCTTTCAAAAACGGCTACGGGAAAATCTACATTCTGCGCTAA
- a CDS encoding putative type IX sorting system protein PorV2, whose translation MPKRLLPVFFLSLSLLIATSVQAQEVSAPKYSNEFLNIGVGARALGMGGVQSAIVRDVTSGVWNPAGLMGLKNRHNVGYMHSELFAGIIKNDFGAYATTLDSSSALAVSVIRLGVDDIADTRRLQNEYGAIQYDSIEYFSVADYAFIASYARKSNWLPGLTLGANAKVIYRNVGDFANAWGFGFDLGAQLQRGSWQFGIMAKDITTTFTAWKLNPDELESTYLKDQESFNANSIEITLPRLILGVGRSFQVSEKFSALVATDLDVTFDGKRNTLLSSNAVSIDPRVGVELGYANTVFLRGGLNNVQQIEDLDGSSSWKVQPNFGIGFASYGLMLDLALSKVAADSKTSSVIVSLGYSFD comes from the coding sequence ATGCCAAAACGACTATTACCCGTCTTTTTCCTTTCTCTCTCTCTTCTTATTGCTACCAGCGTCCAGGCACAGGAGGTGTCGGCACCAAAGTACAGCAATGAGTTTCTGAACATTGGCGTGGGTGCCCGGGCTTTGGGCATGGGAGGCGTGCAGTCCGCTATTGTGCGGGACGTCACCTCTGGCGTCTGGAACCCTGCCGGTTTAATGGGCCTGAAAAACAGACACAACGTAGGTTACATGCACTCAGAGCTGTTTGCCGGTATTATCAAGAACGACTTCGGTGCCTATGCCACCACCCTTGATTCTTCCAGCGCTTTGGCTGTGTCTGTGATTAGACTAGGCGTGGATGACATTGCCGATACCCGCCGTTTACAAAATGAATATGGGGCTATCCAGTATGACAGTATTGAGTACTTCTCGGTAGCTGATTATGCGTTCATTGCTTCGTATGCCCGCAAAAGCAATTGGTTGCCCGGCTTAACGCTGGGGGCCAACGCCAAAGTCATCTACCGCAACGTAGGTGATTTTGCCAATGCCTGGGGGTTTGGATTTGACCTGGGTGCTCAATTGCAGCGCGGCAGCTGGCAGTTTGGCATCATGGCCAAGGACATCACCACCACCTTCACCGCCTGGAAACTGAACCCAGACGAACTGGAGTCTACTTATCTCAAAGATCAGGAGTCTTTCAACGCCAACAGCATAGAAATTACATTGCCCAGGTTAATTCTGGGAGTGGGACGTTCTTTCCAGGTGTCAGAAAAGTTCTCTGCCTTGGTGGCCACAGACCTGGATGTCACCTTTGACGGAAAACGCAACACCTTGCTTTCTTCTAATGCTGTTTCCATTGACCCGAGGGTGGGGGTAGAACTTGGCTATGCCAATACAGTCTTCTTGCGCGGTGGCTTAAACAACGTGCAACAGATAGAAGACCTGGATGGTAGCAGCAGTTGGAAAGTGCAGCCCAACTTTGGAATTGGTTTCGCCTCTTACGGCCTCATGCTGGACCTAGCCCTTTCTAAGGTAGCCGCCGACAGCAAGACCTCCTCTGTGATTGTGTCGCTTGGTTATAGTTTTGATTAG
- a CDS encoding PadR family transcriptional regulator, which produces MKVENTQVQMRKGILEYCILEIIARGEVYASDMLEELTSAKMIVVEGTLYPLLTRLKNAGLLDYSWVESTSGPPRKYYTLTPTGLQFLDQLRLTWQELVDSTTYIINHKKSK; this is translated from the coding sequence ATGAAAGTAGAAAACACACAAGTGCAGATGCGGAAAGGGATTCTGGAGTACTGCATTCTGGAAATCATCGCCCGCGGCGAAGTCTACGCCTCCGACATGCTGGAGGAACTTACTTCAGCGAAGATGATAGTAGTGGAGGGGACGCTCTACCCACTGTTGACCAGATTGAAGAACGCCGGACTCCTTGACTACTCCTGGGTGGAGTCCACCTCAGGACCGCCCCGCAAGTATTACACCCTCACCCCTACCGGCCTCCAGTTTTTAGACCAACTGAGACTTACCTGGCAGGAACTGGTAGACTCCACCACCTACATCATCAACCACAAGAAATCCAAGTAA